A single window of Acidimicrobiales bacterium DNA harbors:
- the cobD gene encoding cobalamin biosynthesis protein CobD has protein sequence MRAPRILSDPTGRRCLGALEGLIADLVVGDPPDRLHPVAIFGNLMRRIEPPPTRRSTLRGVGHALTGIAGALAVGSLASVALGERLSTMMATTVAIAAKGLWSAAARVRDALFEHDLERARCLLPALCGRDPEHLDVTGVATAAVESVAENTVDAIVAPLFWASVAGAAGVLTHRAVNTLDAQVGHMTEAYRRFGWASARADDLLAFVPARITAALVAACRPSRTPAVWRTVTRDASRHASPNAGVSEAAFAGALGLTLGGPVTYDGRLVHRPHLGEGPRPVPEDITRAIRLSRDVTIAAGIVVLLFAAASSDRQTTQRPGRSSNSDVLLPSRGEDLS, from the coding sequence ATGAGAGCTCCGCGGATCCTTTCCGACCCGACCGGCAGGCGGTGTCTCGGCGCGCTGGAAGGGCTGATCGCAGACCTCGTGGTGGGCGACCCGCCCGACAGGCTCCACCCTGTCGCCATCTTCGGGAACCTCATGAGAAGGATCGAGCCTCCACCTACACGCCGTAGCACACTTCGGGGGGTCGGCCACGCCTTGACCGGCATCGCCGGAGCGCTCGCGGTCGGGAGCCTCGCGTCGGTCGCTCTCGGCGAGCGGCTGTCGACGATGATGGCGACGACCGTGGCCATAGCCGCGAAGGGACTCTGGTCGGCTGCCGCTCGCGTGCGAGACGCTCTCTTCGAGCACGACCTCGAACGCGCCAGGTGCCTTCTCCCCGCACTCTGCGGACGCGACCCGGAACACCTCGACGTGACCGGAGTGGCGACCGCAGCGGTCGAGTCGGTCGCCGAAAACACGGTCGACGCCATCGTGGCTCCTCTGTTCTGGGCATCCGTCGCCGGCGCGGCGGGAGTGCTCACTCATCGAGCTGTGAACACCCTGGATGCACAGGTGGGTCACATGACCGAGGCTTACCGCCGTTTCGGCTGGGCCAGCGCACGTGCAGACGACCTACTGGCCTTCGTTCCCGCACGCATCACGGCTGCGCTGGTCGCGGCATGCCGTCCGTCCCGGACGCCGGCGGTCTGGAGAACCGTCACCCGCGACGCTTCGCGGCACGCATCGCCCAACGCAGGTGTCTCCGAGGCTGCCTTTGCCGGTGCACTCGGCCTCACCCTCGGCGGACCGGTGACCTACGACGGCCGCCTCGTGCATCGTCCGCATCTGGGAGAGGGTCCGCGGCCGGTGCCGGAAGACATCACGCGCGCGATTCGCCTCTCGCGAGACGTCACGATTGCCGCCGGGATTGTCGTGCTCCTCTTCGCCGCCGCCTCGTCGGATCGCCAGACGACCCAACGGCCGGGCCGGTCATCGAATTCGGACGTACTGCTCCCCTCCCGAGGAGAGGACCTCTCGTGA
- a CDS encoding threonine-phosphate decarboxylase codes for MNRRTQGVETVPPAGDHGDDLLRVAAALGRPPEDFLDLAVSCNPVAADMTGLLVRHAAAIRRYPDPAPLREAFSTMLGVEPDMLLFTNGASEAIALLAATLGPGRVEEPEFGLFPRGGDASAPRWISDPNNPTGLLAPPDREADVRDESFWPLATGTWTRGDARIATVGSFTKLFACPGLRLGYVVADAELVRELGARQPRWSVSSLAIACVTEALTRVDVPSQASRVAELRRELSALFESHGLHPRPSDACWILVDVGDAARFRAELALRGVLVRDCTSFGMPETVRVAVPRLEGLKRLDEVLRELRWEAR; via the coding sequence GTGAACCGGAGGACGCAAGGCGTCGAGACGGTGCCGCCCGCGGGAGACCACGGCGACGACCTGCTGAGGGTGGCGGCTGCCCTCGGCCGGCCGCCGGAAGACTTCCTCGACCTGGCAGTGAGCTGCAACCCGGTGGCCGCAGACATGACGGGCCTGCTCGTACGCCATGCAGCGGCGATCAGGCGTTACCCCGACCCGGCGCCTCTGCGAGAAGCGTTCTCCACCATGCTCGGCGTCGAGCCGGACATGCTGCTGTTCACGAACGGTGCCTCGGAGGCGATAGCTCTCTTGGCGGCGACACTCGGCCCCGGCCGCGTCGAAGAACCCGAGTTCGGACTCTTCCCACGAGGCGGAGACGCCTCGGCTCCGCGTTGGATCTCCGACCCGAACAACCCGACGGGCCTTCTCGCTCCGCCCGATCGGGAAGCCGACGTGCGAGACGAGTCGTTCTGGCCGCTCGCCACGGGCACGTGGACGCGTGGCGACGCACGAATCGCGACAGTCGGGTCGTTCACGAAGCTCTTCGCCTGTCCTGGTCTCAGGCTCGGGTATGTGGTGGCGGACGCCGAACTCGTGCGCGAGCTCGGAGCCCGACAGCCCAGATGGTCGGTCTCGTCCTTGGCGATCGCTTGCGTCACCGAGGCGCTGACCAGGGTCGACGTTCCTTCCCAGGCCAGCCGGGTGGCAGAGCTCCGCCGAGAGCTGAGTGCGCTCTTCGAGTCTCACGGCCTGCACCCGCGCCCGTCCGACGCCTGCTGGATCCTCGTCGACGTAGGAGACGCTGCGCGATTCCGCGCGGAGCTCGCGTTGCGGGGTGTGCTGGTTCGAGATTGCACCTCGTTCGGAATGCCGGAGACCGTGCGTGTCGCGGTTCCCCGGCTCGAGGGACTCAAACGCCTCGACGAGGTGCTGCGCGAGCTGCGATGGGAGGCCCGGTGA
- the cobQ gene encoding cobyric acid synthase — MTGALMVCGTCSDAGKSSLVAGLLRALARRGVAAAPFKAQNMALNSYVTSSGHEIGRAQGVQAIAAGTEPTVEMNPILLKPTGEQTSQVVVMGRPIGHFTASEYHQMKDELFGVVRQCLATLRERFDVVVLEGAGSPAEVNLADRDIVNLRLAETERIPAILVGDIDRGGVFASLVGTLELLPPGQRRLVRGFVVNKLRGDPRLLGNAAADLEQRTGVPTLGVIPWTPGLELDAEDSLAIDANRPQTRPARGDWLDVCVVRLPRISNFTDLDPLWYEPGVAVRWVVAPSQLRGADLIVIPGSKATVHDLAWVRSTGLDRAIGEARDDEGGPMILGICGGYQMLSRTIRDDVESAIGVVEGLGLLDVEVSFSRDKIVRRRKGTCMGAPVEGYEIHHGIPTRGAGCHWWVQLSDEHGSELEGAFDLRDARVVGTSLHGLFESDTFRENFLCEVARRRERDFVPAGLRFAALRERRLDLLADLVEEHVGVDVLLEIANSSVDDRTGAAP, encoded by the coding sequence GTGACCGGGGCACTCATGGTCTGCGGCACCTGCTCGGACGCCGGAAAGAGCAGTCTCGTGGCAGGGTTGCTGCGGGCCCTGGCACGAAGGGGCGTGGCCGCCGCCCCGTTCAAGGCGCAGAACATGGCGTTGAACTCATACGTGACCAGCTCCGGCCACGAGATCGGGAGAGCCCAAGGGGTTCAAGCGATCGCTGCCGGCACGGAGCCGACGGTCGAGATGAACCCGATCCTGCTGAAGCCCACCGGGGAGCAGACGAGTCAGGTCGTGGTCATGGGTCGTCCGATAGGGCACTTCACGGCTTCCGAGTACCACCAGATGAAGGACGAATTGTTCGGTGTGGTGCGGCAATGCCTGGCGACCCTGCGCGAACGGTTCGACGTGGTCGTACTGGAAGGTGCGGGAAGCCCGGCGGAGGTGAACCTCGCCGACCGTGACATCGTGAACCTCCGGCTGGCAGAGACCGAACGGATCCCGGCGATTCTGGTCGGAGACATCGACCGGGGCGGCGTGTTCGCCTCCCTGGTCGGCACCTTGGAACTGCTCCCACCAGGACAACGTCGCCTGGTCCGCGGCTTCGTCGTGAACAAGCTGCGAGGCGACCCCCGCCTCCTCGGGAACGCCGCCGCCGACCTGGAACAGAGGACCGGTGTGCCCACGCTCGGCGTGATCCCGTGGACGCCCGGGCTGGAGCTCGACGCGGAAGACTCCTTGGCGATCGACGCGAACCGTCCACAGACCAGGCCCGCCCGTGGAGACTGGCTGGACGTATGCGTGGTCCGCCTCCCACGCATCTCCAACTTCACCGACCTCGATCCTCTCTGGTACGAGCCGGGCGTGGCGGTGCGCTGGGTGGTCGCACCCTCTCAATTGAGAGGAGCCGACCTGATAGTCATCCCCGGCTCCAAGGCCACCGTCCACGACCTCGCATGGGTCAGGTCCACCGGCCTGGACAGGGCGATCGGCGAAGCCAGGGACGATGAGGGCGGGCCGATGATCCTGGGAATCTGCGGCGGGTATCAGATGCTCTCCCGGACGATTCGTGACGACGTCGAGTCGGCAATCGGAGTAGTCGAAGGTCTGGGTCTCCTGGACGTCGAGGTGTCCTTTTCCCGGGACAAGATCGTGCGGCGAAGAAAGGGTACCTGCATGGGCGCGCCGGTCGAGGGGTACGAGATCCACCACGGCATACCCACCCGGGGCGCGGGATGCCACTGGTGGGTACAGCTGAGCGACGAGCACGGATCCGAGCTCGAGGGTGCGTTCGACTTGCGCGACGCCCGAGTGGTCGGAACCTCCCTGCACGGGCTGTTCGAGTCCGACACGTTCAGGGAGAACTTCCTCTGTGAGGTGGCAAGACGACGCGAGCGGGACTTCGTTCCCGCAGGTCTCCGATTCGCCGCTCTGAGGGAGCGGCGCCTCGACCTGCTCGCGGATCTCGTCGAGGAACACGTCGGGGTGGACGTGCTGTTGGAGATCGCGAACTCGAGCGTGGACGATCGGACGGGAGCGGCGCCGTGA
- the cobN gene encoding cobaltochelatase CobN, which yields MILYVTNVDTDLLALRQILEDLPEELGRVRAARCSSAGIPDLDGVRVAVVRLLGGVRGWERLDEFLSSCRQARVEVVALGGERTPDPELASRSTVPAGVVAGAFDYVSEGGPENLCRLVDFLGRAVLGADRPVKPPVPIGDVGVWEGRASKKCLPADAPLVAVVFYRAHLLAGNTDFVADLADAIEAEGGRALPVFAYSLRPDRAGRTPAFDLIADNGADVLVCTTLAAGGSSGRRSDMPGSAVGSLAGGSEWTWDTAAYQRLDVPVVQAICCSIPRAEWEEAEAIPPLDVAMQVALPEFDGRIVTVPFAFKEVVDRSDDLGEVLTAYRTDPERCRAVARIALSHARLRRPSRRRRKVAVVLCAYPTKRSRIGNAVGLDTPRSLVELLRALAGAGARISEIPDDPDELMHRLAAGLTYEEPGLRPEQVASSVGRMSADSYEKWFRGLPAPLQESVEKQWGPPPGRVHVHEGALVFAGVDLGEVLVAVQPPRGFGGDEIATYHSPDLPPTHHYLAFYRWLETGWGAHAIVHLGKHGTLEWLPGKGVGLSAACAPDAALGSLPLVYPFVVNDPGEGTQAKRRAHAVVIDHLPPPITRAELYDDLARLERLLDEYANAQVMDPAKVPLLRRQIWDVLVEVKIHRDLGLPEDDAERLDEHLLRIDGYLCELKDAQIRGGLHVLGRPPEGEELVDMILAICRLPQAGLPSLRQLVAEKHGLDPQTRAGADEVDRLGRSLLASLAEAGWRYDGPEPTLRWICEQLVPALRRTTDEISNLLAALEGRWVPPGPAGAPTRGAAHVLPTGRNFASVDPRTLPTAAAFEVGRALAEQVMERHRRETGRWPTNVGLVLWGTAAMRTGGDDVAEALALLGVRPRWDPTSGRVDGLEVIDLEELGRPRCDVTLRISGFFRDAFVDLVRLLDEAVAVVASLPEPPELNPLVSQEADPRIFGPPPGGYGSGILGVLEAGAWETEEDLATVYQEWGGWAYTREAFGRPAPDSFRRRFATIDVAVKNQDNREHDIFDSDDYLQDHGGMVATARALGGDPLAFFGDSSDPARPQVRTLAEEAARVVRTRVLNPKWIGGMMRHGYKGAFEMAATVDYMFGYDATAGIVDDWMYEEVTRRWLGDANVRSFLQKSNPWAMRAMAERLLEASSRGMWKASEDALRTLREAVLLAEQAEEST from the coding sequence GTGATCCTCTACGTCACGAACGTCGACACCGACCTCCTCGCCTTACGCCAGATCCTCGAGGACCTTCCCGAAGAACTGGGAAGGGTACGCGCCGCCCGGTGCTCCTCGGCCGGCATCCCAGACCTCGACGGGGTCCGCGTGGCCGTGGTCCGACTTCTCGGCGGCGTACGCGGGTGGGAGCGGCTGGACGAGTTCCTCTCGTCGTGCCGACAGGCGCGCGTCGAGGTCGTGGCACTGGGCGGGGAACGGACGCCCGACCCCGAACTCGCTTCACGCTCGACCGTACCGGCAGGCGTCGTGGCGGGCGCCTTCGACTACGTGTCCGAGGGGGGACCGGAGAACCTCTGCCGACTCGTCGACTTCCTCGGTAGGGCGGTGCTCGGGGCGGACAGGCCCGTGAAGCCTCCCGTGCCGATCGGTGACGTCGGGGTGTGGGAGGGGCGCGCATCGAAGAAGTGCCTGCCAGCGGACGCGCCCCTGGTTGCCGTGGTCTTCTACCGGGCTCATCTGTTGGCAGGCAACACCGACTTCGTCGCCGACTTGGCCGACGCCATCGAGGCAGAGGGCGGGAGAGCCCTCCCCGTGTTCGCGTACTCCTTGAGACCAGACCGGGCCGGCAGGACACCGGCATTCGATCTCATCGCCGACAACGGAGCCGACGTGCTCGTGTGCACCACCCTGGCGGCAGGAGGGTCGAGCGGCCGAAGGTCCGACATGCCCGGATCCGCCGTGGGTTCCCTCGCCGGCGGATCCGAGTGGACTTGGGACACTGCGGCGTATCAGAGGCTGGACGTCCCGGTCGTCCAAGCCATCTGCTGCAGCATCCCCCGCGCCGAATGGGAAGAAGCCGAGGCGATCCCGCCCTTGGACGTGGCCATGCAGGTCGCCCTCCCCGAGTTCGACGGGCGCATCGTCACGGTGCCGTTCGCGTTCAAGGAAGTGGTGGACCGGTCGGACGACCTGGGCGAGGTCCTCACCGCATATCGCACCGACCCCGAGCGGTGCAGGGCCGTGGCTCGCATCGCCCTCTCCCACGCACGCCTCAGACGGCCCTCTCGCCGCCGACGAAAGGTCGCCGTGGTCCTCTGCGCGTACCCGACCAAGAGGTCGCGCATCGGCAACGCCGTCGGCTTGGACACACCACGGTCCCTCGTCGAGTTGCTACGGGCACTCGCAGGAGCAGGCGCACGCATCAGCGAGATCCCAGACGACCCCGACGAGCTGATGCACAGGCTTGCTGCAGGTCTCACATATGAAGAACCGGGGCTCAGGCCCGAACAGGTGGCCTCGTCGGTCGGGCGCATGTCGGCCGACTCCTACGAGAAGTGGTTCCGAGGGCTTCCGGCGCCCCTGCAGGAGTCGGTGGAGAAGCAGTGGGGTCCACCACCCGGCCGGGTGCACGTACACGAGGGTGCCCTGGTCTTCGCAGGAGTGGACCTCGGCGAAGTCCTCGTAGCCGTGCAGCCGCCCCGTGGTTTCGGCGGTGACGAGATCGCCACCTACCACTCCCCCGACCTGCCGCCGACACACCACTATCTGGCCTTCTACCGGTGGCTGGAGACGGGGTGGGGTGCGCATGCGATCGTCCATCTCGGAAAGCACGGCACTCTCGAATGGCTGCCGGGCAAGGGTGTCGGTCTCTCCGCGGCGTGCGCTCCGGACGCCGCCCTCGGATCACTCCCTCTCGTGTACCCGTTCGTCGTGAACGATCCCGGAGAGGGCACACAGGCAAAGCGCCGCGCGCACGCCGTGGTGATCGACCACCTCCCACCGCCGATTACTCGTGCCGAGTTGTACGACGACCTCGCACGGCTCGAGCGTCTCCTCGACGAGTACGCCAACGCGCAGGTGATGGACCCTGCCAAGGTTCCGCTTCTCAGACGTCAGATCTGGGACGTCCTCGTGGAGGTGAAGATCCATCGGGACCTCGGGCTTCCCGAAGACGATGCCGAACGCCTCGACGAGCACCTGCTGCGGATCGACGGCTACCTCTGCGAGCTGAAGGACGCCCAGATACGCGGGGGTCTGCACGTACTGGGCCGCCCTCCCGAAGGAGAGGAACTCGTCGACATGATCCTCGCCATCTGTCGCCTCCCCCAGGCCGGCCTGCCGTCTCTCCGCCAGCTGGTAGCGGAAAAGCACGGGTTGGACCCCCAAACCCGGGCCGGAGCCGACGAAGTGGACCGCCTCGGCAGGAGCCTGCTCGCCTCTCTAGCCGAGGCGGGATGGCGCTATGACGGCCCGGAGCCGACGTTGCGGTGGATCTGCGAGCAGCTAGTCCCCGCACTTCGGCGGACCACCGACGAGATCTCGAATCTTCTGGCGGCGCTGGAGGGACGCTGGGTTCCTCCAGGTCCGGCAGGCGCCCCCACCCGTGGAGCCGCGCATGTCCTCCCCACCGGCCGCAACTTCGCCTCGGTGGATCCGCGGACTCTCCCCACCGCGGCTGCCTTCGAGGTAGGGCGAGCTCTCGCAGAGCAGGTGATGGAACGGCATAGGCGGGAGACGGGGCGCTGGCCCACCAACGTCGGACTCGTCTTGTGGGGCACTGCTGCCATGCGAACCGGGGGGGACGACGTCGCCGAGGCCCTCGCGCTACTCGGCGTGAGACCGCGCTGGGATCCGACCAGCGGGAGGGTCGACGGACTGGAGGTGATCGACCTCGAAGAGCTCGGAAGGCCCCGATGTGACGTGACGTTGCGCATCTCGGGGTTCTTCCGGGACGCGTTCGTCGACCTCGTGCGGCTGTTGGATGAAGCGGTCGCCGTGGTGGCCAGCCTGCCCGAGCCCCCGGAGCTCAACCCGCTGGTCTCACAGGAGGCGGACCCTCGCATATTCGGTCCTCCACCGGGGGGATACGGCTCGGGCATACTCGGGGTCCTCGAAGCAGGTGCGTGGGAGACGGAGGAGGACCTGGCGACCGTCTACCAGGAGTGGGGCGGCTGGGCGTACACGCGCGAGGCGTTCGGTCGGCCGGCCCCAGACTCGTTCAGGCGCAGGTTCGCCACCATCGACGTCGCGGTGAAAAACCAGGACAACCGCGAACACGACATCTTCGACTCCGACGACTATCTGCAGGACCACGGCGGCATGGTGGCCACTGCCCGAGCGCTGGGCGGCGACCCCCTCGCCTTTTTCGGCGACTCGTCGGATCCTGCGAGACCGCAGGTGAGGACTCTCGCAGAAGAGGCGGCCCGCGTGGTGCGTACGCGGGTGCTCAACCCCAAGTGGATAGGTGGGATGATGCGCCACGGCTACAAGGGGGCGTTCGAGATGGCGGCGACCGTGGATTACATGTTCGGCTACGACGCGACCGCAGGGATAGTCGACGACTGGATGTACGAGGAGGTGACCCGCCGGTGGCTGGGTGACGCGAACGTCCGGTCGTTTCTCCAGAAGTCCAATCCCTGGGCCATGCGCGCGATGGCCGAGCGCCTCCTCGAGGCGTCCAGCCGCGGCATGTGGAAGGCGTCAGAAGACGCCCTGCGCACGTTGCGCGAAGCGGTGCTGCTCGCAGAGCAGGCGGAGGAGTCGACATGA